CGACAGAGCGGCGAGCACGGCCTCGACGACCTCCGCTGGATAGGTCTGGCCGTTGTCGACGACGTGGACGGTGAATTCCACGTCGTCGTCGATCTGTGCGGTCGTCAGCCGGACTTTCCGGAGCAACTCTGTCGGGACGACGTCACCGCCCACATCGCGGTCGCCGCGACGCCAGGCGTCGATCTCGCCGAGAGCCTGTCGGGCCTGCTCGGCCACCCGCTGGTCCCGGGTCGACGGCCGCAGCGCGAGGAGGCAGGCGATCACATGATCGTGTATCAACGCGTCATAGCGGGAGCGTTCGGCTTCCCGTGCGACCGCCGACGCGGTCACCTCCGCCGCCCGCACCGCGGTGGAGCGCGTCTCCCCCAGCTTCTGAGCGGTTCGCATCGTCACAATCCCCACCGCCATGAACACCCCCGTCAGCCCGATGGTCAGGGCGGTACTCGTGTACATCGTCGCCCGGACACCACCGAACACGGCCAGCTGATTGGCGGTGTGCACCATCGCCGTCGCCACCACGAGATAGCCGATCGCCGAGCCGAACCGGAGCGCGATCACCAACGCGAGCCCGGGGACGCCGGGAAACTGCACCAGCCACACCGGCCACCGTCCGTACCCGCCCGCGGTGTCGGGGTTCCATGCGACGAACCACAATGCCGTCGCCAGGAGGTAACCGGCGGCGCTGCAGATGCCCGCCGGCAGTATCCATCCCGTCGTCGGACGGAAACTACCGACGAGCAGTGCGATCGCGGGTCCGACGATGAGTGCTGCACTGAGCGGCGGCCACCACGAAGCCGTCAGCGAGGCCGAACCGATCAGAACCGGCAGCATCGCCGCGGAGTAGGCGATCACGCCCGCTCCGACGAAGCGAGCCGCATAGTGTTGTGCGCGTACCAGATCGGCGTTGGTCTCGATGGGTTCCGCGTCGGTTGCGGCGCCGTCGTCGACCCTCCGTGCGCTAGGCGTTCTCAGCACGTGCCTCGCGCCCGATTTCGGTGCGGACCAGCACACGGGGGTGGAACTCGACCCGGTGAGAGACGTGGCTCGCGTCCACTCCGACCGACGCGAGCGCGTCGCGACCCGGTGGCTGGATGCGTACCGTCACGCGGCCGTCCTCGACCTCGTCCAGCAGCTCGGCGACCGCGTTCGCCAGCCGTTCACGCGCCACGGCCGCGTGCGCGTCGTCGAGCGCGGCCAGCCCGCCGTCGTCGAGCAGAACGACGCGCACACCCCGCTGACGCGCCCGCCACGCCGCGTCCCGGACCATCGGGAGGTCGAGCCCGGAGGCACGGATGCCGTCGCGTAACTGCGCCTCGAGCAGTCGGGCCGTGGCCACCTCGTCGGCGGTGAAGGTCTCGCGGCGCGCCATGCGTGTGAGGACTGGGCGTGCGCGTTCGTCGAGAGCGGCGAGACGTCGGTCCCGCACCTCGGTGGCCGCAGCGGCGGCGGCGTCGAGCGCCGCCTGGCGTTCGTTGGCCGCGCGTAGTTCGTAGATGTTGCGGGCCATCGGGCGCAGCATGACGGAGAACAGCGACCCCATGATCATGATCGCGTATCCCGGCAGGGTGATCGACAGTCCCCAGACCGCTCCCGCGGTCGAGACGGCACCCCACACGCCCGCGATGACGCTGATGCAACCGCTCGCGAGCCACGCCGCCAGGGGACGACCGCGCACCGCGACGAAGGCCAGGATGATCACCGAGGCCCCCATCGGCGGCCCGGTCTGCATCACGTGCGACGGCGGCGACGGCAACGAGAACAGCGTCACGGCCACGGCCGAGACGGTCATCGCGGCGATGACGGAGGTCGTCGACCCGGGCAGCGGATCACCGGGCGAATCGAGGATCGTCATCCCGGCCACGACGAACAACACGAAACCGGCGAACACCCCGGTCCACTGCCACCACCCGGTGATGGACGAGTCGGCATAGAGCGTCACGGCGAAGTAGCCGCATGCGAACGCGCCCATCATCAGCCACAGGGGCCGCGACCCGATGCCGAACGCATTGACGACCTCGCCGCGTTGGGCGTCGTCGACGCCGCGAGAACACTCTCGTCTCACGGCCGCTCCCATCGGATCTGAACCGTGGTCCCCCGCCCGGCGCGACTGTGCACCCGCGCGTGGCCACCGGGCAGCCTCGCGAGACGACCGCGGATGCTCACCGCGATTCCCAGCCGGCCGACCGCCACCGACTCCGGATCGAACCCGACGCCGTCGTCGACGACCGCCATGCTCAGGGCGTCGGATGCCAACTGCACGATGACAGCGCATTCGGCATCGTCCCCGGCGTGGCGCAGCACGTTCCGCAACGACTCCGACATCGCCTCGACCACCGCATCGAGGACCTCGACGGGATACGAGGCGGGCTCGGCACGCCGAACCTCCACGCCGTCCTGGTCACCGGGGTCCTGGTCACCGGGGTCCTGGTCACCGGGGTCCTGGTCATCGGCGTTCTGGCCACCCACGACCTCCACGTCGAATCGTTCGGAGATGTCGGCGGCGGCCGACCTGATGCGACGGACCACCTCGACATCCGGAACGGTGTCCGCATCCCCGGGTCCCGGCACCCGGGCGAGTTCGTCGAGGGCCGACGCGGCCTGGGCGGCGAGCCGCTCGTCGGGACGCCCCGGCCGGACGGCCAGGAGTGAGGCGATGACCCGGTCGTGCACGATGGCGTCGAACCGCTCTTTCTCCACCTCGCGGGCCGACGCCGCGGCCACGTTGGCCGCGGTGCGGTAGGTCTCCTCACGCGTCTCGTCGAGCTCACGGCCGGTGCGGGTCGCGACCAGCACGACCGCGAGGAAGACACCGGTGAACACCAGCGACCACAGGATCTCCACGGGCGCATCGGAAGTCACCTCACCGAATCGGCCGAGCTGCTGGGAGATGTGCGCGAGGGTCGACGACACGAGCAGACCCGCCACCGCGAGACGCGGCCGCACGAGCATCAGCACCATGCTCGGCATACCGCAGAAGGCGACCATCCACTGCGCCGAGTCGTCGGGATTCGTCAGGGTCGTCCCGTTCCAGGCCACGAACCACAGACCCAGGCCGAGGATGTACCCGGCCCAGGTCGTCAGGGCGAGCGGGGTGAGCCACGCCGTGCCCGGTCGAAAGGTCGCCGCGATCAACAGGATTCCCGGTCCGACCGACAGCAGGATGCTCAGCGGTGGCCACCAGGCGTCGGTCAGCGGCGCCGAGGCGAGGATCGACGCCGCGGAGAC
The genomic region above belongs to Gordonia hongkongensis and contains:
- a CDS encoding sensor histidine kinase gives rise to the protein MLRTPSARRVDDGAATDAEPIETNADLVRAQHYAARFVGAGVIAYSAAMLPVLIGSASLTASWWPPLSAALIVGPAIALLVGSFRPTTGWILPAGICSAAGYLLATALWFVAWNPDTAGGYGRWPVWLVQFPGVPGLALVIALRFGSAIGYLVVATAMVHTANQLAVFGGVRATMYTSTALTIGLTGVFMAVGIVTMRTAQKLGETRSTAVRAAEVTASAVAREAERSRYDALIHDHVIACLLALRPSTRDQRVAEQARQALGEIDAWRRGDRDVGGDVVPTELLRKVRLTTAQIDDDVEFTVHVVDNGQTYPAEVVEAVLAALSEAMRNSVRHAGDHAERVVGGELAADALWVGVADDGVGFDPGHLDSSRFGIDAGLIGRMRAIGGDAEVRSAPGRGTVVRLSWSPR
- a CDS encoding sensor histidine kinase, giving the protein MPTTDLASGDTPARPAWVRRAFESDSAEPDLDRVRRVGARFLGLGFIGYPVVSAASILASAPLTDAWWPPLSILLSVGPGILLIAATFRPGTAWLTPLALTTWAGYILGLGLWFVAWNGTTLTNPDDSAQWMVAFCGMPSMVLMLVRPRLAVAGLLVSSTLAHISQQLGRFGEVTSDAPVEILWSLVFTGVFLAVVLVATRTGRELDETREETYRTAANVAAASAREVEKERFDAIVHDRVIASLLAVRPGRPDERLAAQAASALDELARVPGPGDADTVPDVEVVRRIRSAAADISERFDVEVVGGQNADDQDPGDQDPGDQDPGDQDGVEVRRAEPASYPVEVLDAVVEAMSESLRNVLRHAGDDAECAVIVQLASDALSMAVVDDGVGFDPESVAVGRLGIAVSIRGRLARLPGGHARVHSRAGRGTTVQIRWERP